In a genomic window of Pararge aegeria chromosome 7, ilParAegt1.1, whole genome shotgun sequence:
- the LOC120624900 gene encoding tektin-1 — translation MSEAQFGLRNVIGAPVATTRLSEQALVCMPPRAAKFTLAEWKMSNEQRCRNTEDQQQLADRVLGECERIREETAERASIMKSTSDRRMEERIGDIEYNKNELQLQRNEICRELESLSVYKTRLQDCLSSVQTNALAICRKCLMLRDGRIGIDLVVDEVEHALQQEITTILGGQSLLKRALEQLNEQMRRLRSTRYLLDRDLQYKQAAIDSDKGSLSMKQTDLCLSIYEGYTSLDPANISAEEYNAYSAKNIQLAAREVTSARPIRVFIDTLLKQVIDDLWSAFNKCNHEFNERIKESKSAKEKLEDMHRETTKKIADMQNNIVELQKALSAKEGYIGLAHTRLGRRAQRIGAELVKDPPGQALYYECEMLRHSTQQLQQMLHEANASLRFLLQTQIQLEEDINVKMNTLKIDEVDCMTLRTTMDYHAY, via the coding sequence ATGAGTGAAGCTCAGTTTGGTTTGCGAAACGTAATAGGAGCACCTGTAGCAACAACAAGGTTATCTGAACAAGCCTTGGTGTGTATGCCACCGAGAGCTGCCAAGTTTACTTTAGCAGAATGGAAGATGAGCAATGAACAACGCTGTAGAAACACTGAGGACCAACAGCAACTAGCCGACCGGGTTTTAGGAGAATGTGAAAGAATCCGCGAAGAAACTGCCGAACGAGCTTCTATCATGAAATCTACATCGGATCGACGAATGGAAGAACGAATTGGAGATATAGAGTACAACAAGAATGAGCTACAGCTGCAGAGGAATGAAATATGTCGCGAATTAGAATCTCTAAGTGTTTACAAAACTCGCCTACAGGATTGCCTTTCATCGGTACAAACAAATGCGTTAGCAATATGCCGAAAGTGTTTAATGCTTAGAGACGGACGAATCGGTATCGACTTAGTTGTAGACGAAGTTGAACATGCTCTACAGCAAGAAATAACAACAATTCTTGGAGGGCAAAGTTTGCTAAAAAGAGCTTTGGAGCAGTTGAATGAACAAATGCGACGTCTTCGTTCCACTCGCTATCTTCTCGATCGCGACTTACAGTACAAACAAGCGGCCATCGACTCGGATAAAGGTTCTCTCTCGATGAAACAAACCGATTTATGTCTCTCAATATATGAGGGCTACACAAGTCTTGACCCAGCTAATATATCAGCTGAAGAATATAATGCGTATTCagctaaaaatattcaactagcCGCAAGAGAAGTGACTAGTGCTCGCCCCATAAGAGTTTTTATAGATACACTACTAAAACAAGTTATTGATGACTTATGGAGTGCGTTCAATAAATGCAATCATGAATTTAATGAACGTATTAAAGAGTCGAAGTCAGCTAAAGAGAAGCTTGAAGACATGCATCGGGAAACGACTAAAAAGATTGCAGACATGCAAAATAACATAGTTGAGCTACAAAAAGCTTTATCTGCTAAGGAAGGATATATTGGACTTGCGCATACAAGGCTGGGAAGACGAGCTCAGAGAATTGGCGCAGAGTTAGTGAAAGACCCTCCCGGGCAGGCTTTGTATTATGAATGTGAGATGCTACGTCATAGTACTCAGCAACTTCAACAGATGCTTCACGAAGCAAATGCATCATTACGTTTTCTTCTTCAGACCCAAATACAATTGGAAGAGGATATCAATGTTAAGATGAACACTTTGAAAATAGATGAAGTTGATTGTATGACGTTGCGAACTACTATGGATTATCACGCGTACTAG